In a single window of the Acinetobacter sp. CS-2 genome:
- a CDS encoding acetyl-CoA carboxylase carboxyltransferase subunit alpha, translating into MKNKAAQSKAWTTVQIARHPERPQFLDYVGEIFTEFDALHGDRVFGDDGAMIGGLARFNGQPVMIVGQHRGRSTREKLQHNFGMSNPEGYRKAQRLLDMAERFKLPVFTFIDTMGAYPGVGAEERGQAEAIATSLAQLSSLKVPVVATVLGEGGSGGALGIGVADRVVMLSHSIYSVISPEGCASILWKTAEKAEQASEALALTAEKLKQLGIVEYVVDEGEGAHLQPEKVMQDLKDVLQQALEELQSMDANERCEARYQRLMKFGSDNSGLAS; encoded by the coding sequence CATCCAGAACGTCCGCAATTCCTGGATTATGTTGGTGAAATCTTCACTGAATTCGATGCTTTACATGGAGATCGGGTATTTGGTGACGATGGTGCGATGATCGGTGGCTTGGCACGTTTTAATGGTCAGCCAGTGATGATTGTTGGGCAACATCGTGGTCGCAGCACTCGTGAAAAATTGCAACACAACTTCGGTATGAGTAATCCCGAAGGTTACCGTAAAGCACAGCGTTTACTCGACATGGCTGAACGTTTTAAACTGCCGGTATTCACTTTTATCGATACCATGGGTGCATATCCTGGGGTCGGTGCGGAAGAACGTGGTCAGGCAGAAGCGATTGCCACTAGCCTTGCACAGCTTTCAAGCCTGAAAGTTCCGGTGGTTGCGACCGTTTTAGGTGAAGGCGGTTCAGGTGGTGCACTCGGTATTGGTGTGGCGGATCGCGTGGTGATGTTGTCTCACAGTATCTATTCGGTGATTTCTCCTGAAGGTTGTGCATCCATTTTATGGAAAACAGCAGAGAAAGCGGAACAAGCCAGCGAAGCCTTGGCATTAACTGCAGAGAAATTAAAACAACTTGGTATTGTTGAATATGTGGTTGATGAAGGTGAAGGCGCGCATTTGCAGCCTGAAAAAGTGATGCAAGATCTTAAAGATGTGTTACAACAGGCTTTAGAAGAATTGCAATCGATGGATGCGAATGAGAGATGCGAAGCACGTTACCAGCGTTTAATGAAGTTTGGCAGCGACAATTCCGGTCTGGCATCTTAA
- the tilS gene encoding tRNA lysidine(34) synthetase TilS — translation MRSTLPAFNEVWQRQFRSGILKQIQCFPPESTFLIGCSGGMDSMLLLRLMSDLFPEKIRAIYVDHQLQKISADWGQFVSDQCAALHVPCIVEAVEVQDGNLEHQARNARYQAYAKHLKANEILVLAHHQQDQAETLMLRLLSGAGVHGLSAMKQVDVRKQFSIWRPLLDISREQICQWVIQLGVQNIEDPTNLDTHYDRAWCRHELWPLLQQRYPKMQQALSRTSYLMQDAEDILLDVLQQDLNHCGSATELDLEKLSQLSSARQRQLLSAWMKGQDTYRPSFEMVQRLLLEVIGSKSDAQAALHWNQYYYVRYQQKLFRLSATEYLAEKNQSIANKQAIFVELGQKLEILSGNYLAETAKVGLSAALLGQKLDLVMRQGGEKIHLYGRVGAWPLKKAIQEAQIFPWQRYRIQILSIDNVMLGVFTPKGFWLAQSEYCEIGGWQPNLIS, via the coding sequence ATGCGAAGCACGTTACCAGCGTTTAATGAAGTTTGGCAGCGACAATTCCGGTCTGGCATCTTAAAACAAATCCAGTGCTTTCCTCCTGAAAGCACTTTCTTGATTGGATGTAGTGGCGGCATGGATTCCATGCTGCTATTGCGTTTAATGTCTGATTTATTTCCTGAAAAAATCCGTGCGATCTATGTCGATCACCAGTTGCAAAAAATTAGTGCAGACTGGGGGCAATTTGTATCTGATCAATGTGCAGCGCTGCATGTACCGTGTATTGTTGAAGCCGTTGAAGTGCAAGATGGCAACCTGGAACATCAGGCACGTAACGCACGTTATCAGGCCTATGCAAAGCATTTAAAAGCCAATGAAATCTTGGTCTTGGCGCATCATCAGCAGGATCAGGCCGAAACCTTGATGCTACGCTTGCTTTCGGGTGCCGGCGTACATGGTTTATCCGCCATGAAGCAGGTCGATGTACGAAAGCAATTCAGCATTTGGCGACCGCTGCTGGATATCTCACGTGAGCAGATTTGCCAATGGGTAATTCAGCTGGGTGTGCAAAATATTGAAGATCCCACCAATTTAGATACTCATTATGATCGGGCCTGGTGCCGTCATGAATTGTGGCCGCTGTTGCAACAACGTTATCCAAAAATGCAACAGGCACTCAGCCGCACCAGTTATCTCATGCAGGATGCGGAAGATATTTTGCTGGACGTATTACAGCAGGATTTAAACCATTGCGGATCGGCCACTGAACTGGATTTAGAAAAGTTATCCCAATTATCAAGTGCACGGCAAAGGCAATTGCTCTCTGCCTGGATGAAAGGACAGGATACCTATCGCCCCAGTTTTGAAATGGTGCAACGCTTGTTGCTTGAAGTGATTGGCTCCAAATCTGATGCACAGGCGGCATTGCACTGGAATCAATATTATTATGTGCGTTATCAGCAAAAACTTTTCCGCTTAAGTGCCACAGAATATTTGGCTGAAAAAAATCAATCGATTGCTAATAAACAGGCAATCTTTGTCGAGTTAGGACAAAAGCTTGAAATACTGTCAGGAAATTATCTTGCTGAAACTGCAAAAGTAGGCCTGTCAGCAGCATTGCTGGGTCAAAAACTGGATTTAGTGATGCGCCAAGGCGGCGAAAAAATTCATTTGTATGGACGAGTGGGGGCTTGGCCGTTAAAAAAAGCCATTCAGGAAGCACAAATTTTTCCCTGGCAGCGTTATAGAATTCAAATATTAAGCATAGATAATGTTATGCTTGGTGTTTTTACACCAAAAGGGTTTTGGTTAGCCCAATCTGAATATTGTGAAATCGGTGGATGGCAACCAAATTTGATCTCTTAG
- a CDS encoding DUF2339 domain-containing protein, producing the protein MGKGQSEIRMIWLMVLIIVGVGSWFLDVRIFTYLCGLAFVMSLMQYVDAIQTPAAQIAAETNLSVQESSKVPLYLCSIVAIVGGILDWEFAVGLGITAWIFFFLRWLRRLEGLLSLLQMRLHQGQMVTEEKIEKPPIQVFESAPVSQPIGLIEQLKQWIFQGNPVLKVAILVLVIGIILLLRFATEHWQLSLAMKLAIVAGVSGAVTALGYWMQSKNRSFSLALEGLGLAALFLTLFFAYYNAVIPTLAIAGLCFALIMGVTLILSLKQQSIELALMAMIIAYIAPFTLPVRNATAIELTAYYVVINLAVAILSTLRPWKMLNQIAFLMTVIVGGGYAFYQGKEFEKNTLTFLVAVHTAIFVWLSFRFSQLLAKEDLVQFKLKPALDIALIFGAPLVGYIFIYLMHFEETRWQAGVSLAFAAVYAGLYQLSKRHQAVQLISQSYFSLMLIFLALIPPILLHKQWSVIGWAVEGLIIFSYALYRQSDISRYLAMGLMIVAGLSSLYYLVELNEFPNQMYWGLCLSYFAVVVVANSRESFRQQLSSSTIAFHCLQMLSATTMLIVLLLDEIDGPQQLVMSLLIVSGFYLLMNELMLRCKATWTWLFPKWLGLIPVFVFALIIVIDQSQQGIIIWPTMFDRLSFALSGLMLTALWLRPMLGVRTEKEWVSFGTLTSLAMTSLTLLPSTPYISVVILPLLFCAWCYWQLDNPDWKMFWQARSSLVLMATWIVCSQLFTQQAFQAYILPVINPFDLVSIAMLAGFIWMLSLQLKSGLDKGIVAVLMVLSLLWFSSYIVLRALHVYWGTPFNELAVWGNATVQLSLTLLWVSLAFMTMSLASRKQLRSVWILGGSILVIVTLKLVLFDLSHIGTLTRVISFLGAGFVMLLIAYIAPIPEGETI; encoded by the coding sequence ATGGGGAAAGGACAGAGCGAAATCCGGATGATTTGGCTGATGGTATTGATTATTGTCGGGGTGGGGTCTTGGTTTTTGGATGTACGCATCTTCACCTATTTATGTGGTTTGGCCTTTGTCATGAGCCTGATGCAATATGTCGATGCCATCCAGACACCGGCAGCACAAATTGCTGCAGAAACAAATCTTTCAGTTCAGGAAAGCTCTAAAGTTCCTTTATATCTTTGTTCAATTGTTGCCATTGTCGGCGGCATTCTGGATTGGGAGTTTGCCGTCGGGTTGGGTATCACAGCGTGGATTTTTTTCTTTTTAAGATGGTTACGCCGTTTAGAGGGCTTATTGAGCCTGTTGCAAATGCGGTTGCATCAGGGGCAAATGGTCACTGAGGAGAAGATTGAAAAGCCACCCATTCAGGTATTCGAATCAGCTCCCGTATCACAGCCCATCGGCTTGATTGAACAGTTAAAGCAGTGGATTTTTCAAGGTAATCCAGTTTTAAAAGTGGCTATCTTGGTACTGGTCATTGGCATCATCTTGTTGCTACGTTTTGCCACCGAACATTGGCAACTCAGTTTGGCGATGAAACTGGCGATTGTTGCAGGCGTCAGTGGCGCTGTAACGGCCCTCGGTTACTGGATGCAGAGTAAAAACCGCAGTTTTTCCCTAGCCCTGGAAGGATTGGGTTTAGCGGCCTTATTTTTGACACTTTTCTTTGCCTATTACAATGCCGTGATTCCGACGCTCGCCATCGCTGGATTATGTTTTGCCCTGATCATGGGGGTGACCCTGATTCTCAGCTTAAAACAGCAATCCATTGAACTGGCGCTGATGGCGATGATCATTGCCTATATTGCACCTTTTACCTTGCCGGTCCGCAACGCGACAGCAATTGAACTGACTGCTTATTATGTGGTGATCAATCTTGCTGTTGCGATCCTCAGTACCTTACGTCCCTGGAAGATGCTGAATCAAATTGCCTTTTTAATGACCGTGATTGTGGGGGGAGGCTATGCCTTCTATCAGGGCAAAGAATTTGAAAAAAATACCTTAACGTTCTTGGTGGCGGTGCATACGGCAATTTTTGTCTGGTTAAGTTTTCGTTTTAGTCAGCTACTGGCCAAAGAAGATCTGGTTCAGTTCAAACTGAAACCGGCTTTGGATATTGCCCTGATTTTTGGTGCGCCTCTGGTCGGTTATATTTTTATTTATTTAATGCATTTTGAAGAAACGCGCTGGCAGGCTGGAGTGAGTCTGGCCTTTGCTGCCGTGTATGCAGGCTTGTATCAACTATCAAAACGCCATCAGGCGGTGCAACTGATTTCACAAAGTTATTTCAGTTTAATGCTGATTTTTCTGGCCCTGATTCCTCCAATTCTGTTGCATAAGCAATGGAGCGTGATTGGCTGGGCTGTGGAAGGGCTGATCATTTTTAGTTATGCCCTATATCGTCAGTCGGATATCAGTCGCTATCTGGCTATGGGTCTAATGATTGTTGCTGGCTTATCCAGTTTGTATTATCTGGTGGAGCTAAATGAATTTCCTAATCAAATGTATTGGGGTTTATGCTTGAGCTATTTTGCTGTGGTTGTGGTAGCAAATAGCCGGGAGTCCTTTAGGCAGCAACTGAGCAGTTCCACGATAGCCTTTCACTGTTTGCAGATGCTGTCTGCAACTACCATGTTGATTGTATTGTTGCTGGATGAAATTGACGGTCCTCAACAGCTGGTGATGAGCCTGTTGATTGTCAGTGGATTCTATCTGCTGATGAATGAGTTGATGCTGCGTTGCAAAGCTACCTGGACTTGGCTGTTTCCGAAATGGCTCGGCCTCATTCCTGTCTTTGTTTTTGCCCTGATTATTGTGATTGATCAAAGTCAGCAGGGCATCATTATTTGGCCGACCATGTTTGACCGTCTGAGTTTTGCACTTTCCGGATTGATGTTGACTGCATTGTGGCTGCGCCCGATGTTGGGTGTGCGAACTGAAAAAGAGTGGGTCAGTTTTGGCACCCTGACCAGTCTGGCCATGACCAGCTTAACCCTGCTTCCAAGTACGCCTTATATCAGTGTGGTGATTCTGCCTTTACTGTTCTGTGCCTGGTGTTATTGGCAGCTGGATAATCCGGACTGGAAAATGTTCTGGCAAGCCCGTAGCAGTTTGGTACTGATGGCAACCTGGATTGTCTGTTCGCAACTTTTTACCCAGCAAGCCTTTCAGGCTTATATCCTGCCAGTCATCAATCCTTTTGATCTGGTTAGTATTGCAATGTTGGCAGGTTTTATCTGGATGTTGTCCTTACAGCTGAAATCAGGTTTAGATAAAGGCATCGTTGCCGTGCTGATGGTACTCAGTCTGCTTTGGTTTAGCAGTTATATTGTGCTGCGTGCATTACATGTTTATTGGGGTACGCCGTTTAATGAGCTGGCTGTATGGGGAAATGCAACCGTTCAACTCAGTCTGACTTTGTTGTGGGTCAGTTTGGCCTTTATGACCATGAGTCTGGCCAGTCGCAAACAGTTGCGTTCAGTCTGGATTTTAGGGGGCAGTATTTTGGTGATTGTGACTTTGAAACTGGTACTTTTTGACCTGTCACATATTGGCACTTTAACCCGGGTGATTTCATTTCTGGGGGCTGGTTTTGTGATGTTGCTGATTGCCTATATTGCGCCGATTCCTGAAGGGGAAACAATTTAA
- the polA gene encoding DNA polymerase I, protein MTPFVLVDGSYFLFRAYHALPPLTTSTGLQTNAIRGAISAIQKLMRRIQPTHMAVIFDTPEPTFRHQLSPIYKGDRPSMPDELSQQIPYLHNLIRALGIPLHTLPGAEADDVIGTLAKRAEAKGYQVLISTGDKDMAQLVTDKVTLEDSFKDKPMDVNAVFEKFGVWPNQIIDYLTLMGDASDGIRGVPGVGAKTAAKLLTEYGSIGGILENVDKIKGKVGQSIKDNVEGITLDHQLASIVCDLDMGLCYEDLKLGDPNVEELCRLYTELEFRNQLQSLDHPNNPNNSVYKQAAKSIETEINTTAVINTEDEAELTSVDDQLGKATYHTILTQADWDKLFQRLSTEKRFAFDTETTSLDYRVAEMVGFSLAFDANDAYYIPLTHDYEGAPEQLNRETILAQIKSILEDASVEKIGHHLKYDAHILQNHGIELQGWYFDTMLASYVLNSVATRHGMDDVARVYLSHLTTTFEQIAGKGVKQKTFNQIDIETAAHYAAEDAHVTYRLYEVLSKKLQAIPELNNILHNIEMPVARVLTIMEENGIELDLKFLDQLSVDFSNTIQDLENQIVEMAGQPFNVSSPKQVGEILFDKLGLKGGKKTATGQYSTSESILEKIDHPITDLILQYRGLSKLKSTYTDGLQKQANNDSGRVHTSYHQALTATGRLSSTDPNLQNIPVREEIGRQIRKAFIAPEGRVLLAADYSQIELRLMAHLSQDEALVDAFKHGQDVHRRTAAEVLGIALEDVTNDQRRQAKAVNFGLLYGMSEFGLIRQLGFTREESQNYIKQYFHRYPGIYEYMQRTRQVALEQGFVETILGRRLYTPDIDARNMMVRKGAERAAINAPLQGSAADIIKIAMIEVDKMLPKDQAKMLLQVHDELVFEVDADIADTLAPKLAEVMQSVIQLSVPLIVEVGKGNNWDEAH, encoded by the coding sequence ATGACACCATTTGTTTTGGTCGATGGCTCATATTTTTTATTTCGTGCATATCATGCACTGCCACCACTAACCACTTCGACTGGTTTACAGACCAACGCAATTCGTGGTGCCATTTCTGCGATTCAAAAGTTGATGCGTCGTATTCAGCCAACGCATATGGCTGTGATTTTTGATACCCCTGAACCGACGTTCCGTCATCAGCTTTCACCGATTTATAAAGGTGACCGCCCAAGCATGCCGGATGAACTGTCGCAGCAAATTCCCTATCTTCATAACCTGATTCGTGCTTTGGGCATTCCTTTACACACCCTTCCCGGCGCTGAAGCAGATGACGTGATTGGTACTTTGGCTAAACGTGCTGAAGCCAAAGGTTATCAGGTGCTGATCTCGACTGGTGATAAAGACATGGCCCAGCTAGTCACCGACAAAGTGACTTTGGAAGACAGCTTTAAAGACAAGCCGATGGATGTGAATGCTGTCTTTGAAAAGTTCGGTGTATGGCCGAATCAGATTATCGACTATTTAACCTTGATGGGTGATGCTTCCGATGGCATCCGTGGCGTACCCGGCGTCGGTGCAAAAACTGCTGCCAAACTGTTGACCGAATACGGTTCTATTGGCGGCATTCTGGAAAATGTCGATAAAATTAAAGGCAAAGTCGGTCAAAGCATTAAGGATAATGTTGAAGGCATTACCCTAGATCATCAGTTGGCCAGTATCGTTTGCGACCTGGATATGGGTCTTTGTTATGAAGACCTGAAACTCGGTGATCCGAATGTGGAAGAACTGTGCCGGCTCTATACCGAACTTGAGTTCCGTAACCAGTTACAGTCCCTCGATCATCCAAATAATCCAAACAATTCAGTTTATAAACAGGCGGCCAAGAGTATTGAAACTGAGATCAATACCACTGCTGTCATTAATACTGAAGATGAGGCAGAGCTGACAAGTGTGGATGATCAACTAGGCAAAGCCACTTATCACACCATTTTGACTCAAGCGGACTGGGACAAACTGTTCCAGCGTTTAAGCACTGAAAAACGCTTTGCCTTTGACACCGAAACCACCAGTCTGGATTATCGCGTAGCGGAAATGGTTGGCTTTTCACTGGCTTTTGATGCCAACGATGCCTATTACATTCCGCTGACCCACGACTATGAAGGTGCACCGGAACAGCTGAATCGTGAAACTATCCTTGCACAAATCAAATCGATTTTAGAAGATGCATCGGTTGAAAAAATTGGCCATCATTTAAAATATGATGCCCACATCCTGCAAAATCACGGCATTGAACTGCAAGGCTGGTATTTCGATACCATGCTGGCATCCTATGTTTTAAATTCTGTGGCGACCCGTCACGGTATGGATGATGTTGCTCGTGTGTATTTGAGTCATTTGACCACCACCTTTGAACAAATTGCAGGCAAAGGCGTTAAACAGAAGACCTTTAACCAGATCGACATTGAAACAGCGGCACATTATGCGGCGGAAGATGCACATGTCACCTATCGCCTGTATGAAGTCCTGTCGAAAAAGTTGCAGGCCATTCCTGAGCTGAACAATATTTTACACAATATTGAAATGCCGGTGGCGCGTGTGCTGACCATTATGGAAGAAAACGGCATCGAGCTGGACCTGAAATTTTTAGATCAGTTGAGTGTAGACTTTTCCAATACCATTCAAGACCTGGAAAACCAGATTGTTGAAATGGCCGGTCAGCCGTTTAATGTCAGCTCGCCGAAACAGGTCGGTGAAATCCTGTTTGACAAACTCGGTCTGAAAGGCGGCAAAAAAACAGCAACCGGTCAATACAGCACCAGTGAAAGTATTCTGGAAAAAATCGACCACCCGATTACTGATTTAATTTTGCAGTATCGCGGTCTTTCCAAACTGAAAAGCACCTATACCGATGGCTTGCAAAAACAGGCCAACAATGACAGCGGGCGTGTGCATACCAGTTATCATCAGGCTTTAACAGCAACAGGGCGTTTGTCCTCAACAGATCCCAACCTGCAAAACATTCCAGTGCGTGAAGAAATTGGCCGTCAGATTCGTAAAGCCTTTATTGCACCTGAAGGTCGGGTTTTGCTGGCTGCCGATTATTCACAGATTGAACTGCGTTTAATGGCGCATCTTTCCCAGGATGAAGCTTTGGTTGATGCTTTTAAGCATGGTCAGGATGTACACCGCCGTACTGCAGCTGAGGTTCTGGGTATTGCACTGGAAGATGTCACCAATGACCAGCGTCGTCAGGCCAAAGCCGTTAACTTCGGTCTCTTATATGGCATGTCCGAATTTGGTCTGATTCGTCAATTGGGCTTTACCCGTGAAGAATCGCAAAACTATATCAAGCAATATTTCCATCGTTATCCGGGCATTTATGAGTACATGCAACGTACGCGTCAGGTGGCTTTGGAACAAGGTTTTGTCGAAACCATTCTAGGTCGCCGTTTATATACGCCGGATATTGATGCCCGTAACATGATGGTACGTAAAGGTGCCGAACGTGCGGCCATCAATGCCCCGCTACAAGGAAGCGCTGCTGACATCATTAAAATAGCCATGATTGAAGTGGATAAAATGCTGCCTAAAGATCAAGCCAAAATGTTACTGCAAGTCCACGATGAATTGGTGTTTGAAGTCGATGCCGACATTGCCGATACACTGGCACCAAAACTGGCAGAAGTGATGCAATCGGTGATCCAGCTTTCAGTACCGCTGATTGTCGAAGTGGGTAAAGGCAATAACTGGGATGAGGCACACTAA
- a CDS encoding YggT family protein, whose amino-acid sequence MGANSALIFGIIINVAILLVFFRFLMQLAAVNPYNPVVMSTVKATKIVDLFGRIFPTLAKGRVNSAALALVVLLYLLKIFGVMYLSGAMPNSPVHLVILTFVTMIQDLIRFCRYLIFATIILSWVVMFTQSRSPYIEVIQELAEPLLAPFRRILPNMGMIDLSPIVAFLALYIAEIIMNEVAIVLLTGL is encoded by the coding sequence ATGGGTGCAAATTCTGCGCTGATTTTTGGCATTATTATTAACGTAGCGATTTTGCTCGTATTCTTTCGTTTTCTGATGCAGCTTGCAGCGGTGAATCCTTATAATCCTGTCGTCATGTCTACTGTGAAAGCGACAAAAATCGTCGATCTGTTTGGGCGTATTTTTCCCACCTTGGCAAAAGGTCGTGTCAATTCTGCAGCCTTGGCTTTGGTGGTACTTTTATATTTACTCAAGATTTTTGGGGTAATGTACCTTTCAGGTGCTATGCCGAACAGTCCGGTACATCTGGTGATTTTGACCTTTGTCACCATGATTCAGGACCTGATCCGCTTCTGTCGTTACCTGATTTTTGCAACGATTATTTTAAGCTGGGTGGTGATGTTTACCCAATCTCGCTCACCGTATATTGAAGTCATTCAAGAGCTGGCAGAACCATTGTTGGCTCCGTTCCGCCGTATTTTGCCGAATATGGGTATGATTGACCTGTCGCCAATTGTTGCCTTTTTGGCATTGTATATTGCCGAAATTATTATGAATGAAGTGGCTATTGTACTTTTGACTGGACTTTAA
- a CDS encoding mechanosensitive ion channel family protein, with protein sequence MADSNIPKEITSSLKSIFTNINTERLTEIIVAVVLCLIGFLIARFVSNTFIRTVGSRFNAHQSLVWRRGIFYFIFLIFVMASLKEAGFKLSVFLGAAGILTVALGFASQTSASNLISGLFLIGEGSFEIGDTVQMTLIRGHTIEGEVISIDLLSVKLLTQDNVYVRVPNEQLIRAPVYNLSKFPIRRIPITLAINFHEDIIKVREVLLDVANKYPLVLADPKPAVTVTAFRESSIELLFAIWCNRENFLKVRDEMQERIRNGFVANQIEIPVPKMGFVDRPTAVQPLNEEDIDQYANAKEVKHEAGLK encoded by the coding sequence ATGGCAGATTCGAATATCCCAAAAGAAATTACCAGCAGCCTCAAAAGTATTTTTACCAATATCAACACAGAACGCCTGACTGAAATTATCGTTGCCGTCGTACTATGTCTTATTGGTTTTTTAATTGCACGTTTTGTCTCCAATACCTTTATCCGCACTGTTGGCTCACGCTTTAATGCCCACCAAAGTCTGGTTTGGCGCCGTGGTATTTTTTATTTTATCTTCCTGATTTTTGTGATGGCCAGCCTAAAAGAAGCCGGTTTTAAACTGAGCGTGTTTTTAGGTGCGGCCGGCATTTTAACTGTGGCGCTGGGTTTTGCTTCACAAACCTCTGCTTCCAACCTGATCAGCGGTTTATTCCTGATTGGGGAAGGTTCTTTTGAAATTGGGGATACGGTACAAATGACCCTGATTCGTGGTCACACCATTGAAGGTGAAGTGATTTCAATTGACCTGCTTTCGGTAAAACTGCTGACTCAGGACAATGTCTATGTGCGCGTACCGAACGAACAGCTGATTCGTGCTCCCGTCTATAACCTGTCCAAATTCCCGATTCGGCGGATTCCAATCACTTTAGCCATTAACTTTCATGAGGACATCATTAAAGTTCGGGAAGTACTGCTGGATGTAGCCAATAAATATCCACTGGTTCTGGCTGACCCTAAACCGGCGGTTACGGTTACAGCCTTCCGTGAGTCTTCCATTGAACTGTTATTTGCCATCTGGTGTAACCGTGAAAACTTTTTAAAAGTGCGTGATGAAATGCAGGAACGTATCCGCAACGGTTTTGTCGCCAATCAGATTGAAATTCCAGTACCGAAAATGGGCTTTGTTGATCGCCCTACAGCTGTTCAGCCTTTAAATGAGGAAGATATTGATCAGTATGCCAATGCCAAAGAAGTAAAGCATGAGGCGGGATTGAAATAG
- the proC gene encoding pyrroline-5-carboxylate reductase — MSAALNCNISFIGGGNMAQALIGGLISRGLPPTRITVSDPVEKVRLLLTEKDVHVTDDNIAAIRDADIVLFAVKPQVLASVLKPLKGLFEGKLVMSIVAGAEIATIANLLETNRIVRVMPNTPALVQTGAHGLYATEAVNAQDRELASQVLAATGLTLWVNSEAQIDAVTAVSGSGPAYFFYMMESMIRAGKNLGLDEKVATALTLQTALGAAQMAITSSNTPAELRKNVTSPNGTTQAALEVFDRAQISQNIQAALAAAQKRSQELAQELSESSK; from the coding sequence ATGAGTGCAGCTTTAAATTGTAATATTAGTTTTATTGGTGGCGGTAATATGGCCCAAGCCTTGATTGGCGGGCTGATTTCGCGTGGCTTGCCGCCAACACGTATTACAGTTTCTGATCCGGTCGAAAAAGTCCGTCTTTTATTAACAGAAAAAGATGTACATGTGACGGATGACAATATTGCTGCCATTCGTGATGCCGATATCGTACTTTTTGCAGTGAAGCCGCAAGTACTGGCCAGCGTATTAAAACCGCTTAAAGGTTTGTTTGAAGGCAAACTGGTGATGTCGATTGTGGCTGGAGCTGAAATCGCGACTATTGCCAACCTGCTAGAAACCAATCGAATTGTTCGTGTTATGCCCAATACACCTGCTTTGGTGCAAACAGGAGCACATGGCCTGTATGCAACGGAAGCTGTGAATGCACAGGATCGTGAGTTGGCCAGTCAGGTTTTGGCTGCAACCGGTTTAACCCTTTGGGTCAATTCAGAAGCACAAATTGATGCTGTAACGGCAGTATCGGGCTCTGGTCCGGCTTATTTCTTCTATATGATGGAAAGCATGATTCGTGCAGGCAAAAACCTAGGGCTGGATGAAAAAGTGGCGACTGCATTGACGTTGCAAACAGCATTGGGTGCCGCACAAATGGCGATTACCAGTTCAAATACACCTGCAGAATTGCGCAAAAATGTGACCTCTCCAAATGGTACAACTCAAGCTGCACTGGAAGTATTCGATCGTGCGCAAATCTCTCAAAATATTCAGGCCGCTTTGGCTGCCGCGCAAAAGCGCAGTCAAGAACTTGCTCAAGAGCTAAGTGAAAGTAGCAAATAA